From the genome of Solanum pennellii chromosome 6, SPENNV200:
TTTAATGAAGAACAGTAGGGACGGGAAGAGTTATAGTACAAACTTGGCATTCACCCCACCAGAATATTTGAAGACAGGTACATCAGCTGCTATCAAGTTTTTAGCTGTCACCTGCTAAATTCTAGGTTCGTTCGAATTCAAAGGCAATATACCAAAATGTTTGACAGTCATCACTAGAATTGCGGAACAACTTAAATGCTGATCATTGACAAACAGCTATCAGAATGAGGTGTTAGTAAAGAAGATTAAAATCTAATTGGTTCACCTAATATGATAGAAATCTTTCTTCTCTTGTTTCTGTTTATACATATTGGTTCTTATATAAACATTGTTTTGAGAATGATTGTCCGTCTCTGACTCAAAGAGTTCTAGCATTTTCTTGATTTAACATCATCATTCATCGTTGTCTAATACTATAACATGAAGAAGTTTAATAGTGGACAAGTCTGATTCTTCTAAGACTATTAAGTGACTAAACTCAACATGTGTTTATCAAAGCAATTGAAGATAATCCACTTTTTCCAATCAGTTATTTGATTGAATGTTTTATCGTGTTGTAATGGCAGGTAAGGTGACCCCTGAGAGTGTGGTTTACAGTTTTGGTGCCCTGTTGCTTGATCTTCTTAGCGGAAAGCATATTCCTCCTAGCCATGTAAGTGATTTAGGGGGTTCATATAAGATCTCTATATAACAACTACGCCTCAATCCCAATAAGATGGGATGGACTATATCAACTTTCACTATTCATTTCCATTTAAACTcgataaaaatgaaaatgaagtgcAAAAAGTACTAAAATCTGTATATTTTCTATTGGTATATGCGTAGTAAGACTTCTAAAGCAAGGTGTGGTCTTAGTTACTAAAGAATCTTTGAACTTCAACATGTTTATGAATAGCCCTATTTATTTACTCATTTCTCCATCTTAAATAGTTCCCACTGAACCATTTCTGGTTCATATTCATTTGTATTCTTATGCAGGCACTTGACCTTATACGTGGAAATAATTATCTGATACTTATTGACTCATGCTTGGAAGGACACTTTTCAAATGACGATGGGACTGAGTTAGTTCAACTTGCTTCACATTGTTTGCAGTATGAACCTCATGACAGGCCAAATGTGAAATCTCTTCTGACCTCCATAACACCTCTTCAGAAAGAAAAAGATGTATTATTCCTTCTGTTTTAAAATTGATGCATGTTACTTCTTTCTTTGCGTTTTTGAATGAAGATACAAGTTATTTTAGTAAATTCGACATGTTATTTGACTCGATATACCTTGCAGGTTCCATCAAACGTTCTGATGAATATTGCTCATGAAACCACCTCACCTGCCCAAGCATCTTTATCACCTCTTGGTGAGGCTTGTTCGACATGCGATTTAACTGCCATACATGAGATATTAGAAAAGGCTGGATACAAGGAGGACGAGGGGATCGCTAATGAGGTTAGTATGCTCAGAATCCCTTAACTAGAACAGCTATGACGGGATGTTCCCTGGTTAAACTTTTGTTCATGTTAAATTGCTGTAATGAAACTAAAAAGTGCAGACCTTAGTTCTTCTTCCTGTGTAATTGCTTATTGAAAGTTCCTGTTCAGATATAAATATTCTTAACTTCAGCATTCCATTTTCATCTGCTTCTGGCTGATCTTTGCACTGGCAATTTCACATATTACTTTAGATAGCTAATATACGTGTTTTCAACATTTTattctaatttcataatttaggATATTTGCCTGGACACATCTAGAAAACTTACTGCACTTCATGGCCCAAATAATAAAGAATCTACTCACTTTATAATTGATGCAACACCAATTTCACTTAGTTATTGAAGAGGTTTATCTTATGCAATGAATGGCTTCAGAATTGCACATACAGATTCAGTCTTCACTGGTTGTCAAAAGCAACATGGATGTCAATTATAGAAAAAATGCAGATATCAATTAGAATGCAATAGCAGAATTAGCAGTAAACCAGTCATGACTATTTTTGTAACAACAGCTTCCATTGGGTTTTGAGGGACAAAACTTATGAGAAACTCTTTTGCTTTTACAGCTTTCGTTTCAGATGTGGGCTAATCAATTACAAGAGACCCTGAATACTAGGAAATCTGGCGATTCTGCATTTCGAGATAAAGATTTTACAACTGCAATCAAATGTTACACACAGGTAAGCAATCAATTTGGGAACTGCACATTATTTTGCACCTGGTACAATTAGTTAGTACTGTTGCTTTATTAAAATGACTGCACTAGTTCTAAGTGAAAAAGAATATGGTTTTTCCATAATTGGAAGTGAAACAAGATTTAGTATACCAAAAGAAATTGTATCAGACATGCTATAATGTCCTATCTCAATCCATAAAACGCGCCATTTTTTTAGTCGTGTAATCTACTAGCCAATAAAAATTGAGTACCACTCAAACAGCTTGTTTGTTTGCACTGCAGTTTCTTGAGGGTGGAAATGTTAAGTCCCCAACGGTGCTTGCAAGGCGCTCCTTATGTTACCTAATGAGTGAAAAGCCACAAGAAGCTCTTGCAGACGCAATGCAAGCACAAGTACAATTTTCCAATTGGCCCACTGCTTTCTATCTTCAGGCAGCTGCACTATTCACTCTGGGGATGGACTCAGATGCTCGGGAAACTCTCAGAGATGGTTCGTCCTTGGACTTCAGAAGAATGAGGCAATAAATGTATATAGGCTATTGAGTGTAGTTCTACGTATAAAGACATTGTATGTACCACCTCCCATACATGATTCACCAATATCAACTAATTGTGGCATAGAAGGTTTCTTCCTAACATCCGTTAGAGGGCAGGTGAATAATTTTTATCCTCCTCCTGCCTTCTGGGAGAACTGGTGTATCTCCCACTTTTGTAAGTTATTGTGCAAGTTCAATTGGCATTTCTGGAGATGTAGATGGAGAACTGGGACCAAATTGTTAGACAAAGTCACAAATACAAGTTCATAGTATTCATTTTCGAAACCTTTGCATGAGGTGGAATTCGAAAATCAAGTATTTTTTCTTGGTTTATAATAACTTCAGTTGCAGGGGAAAGAAGTGATGTATCAAAGATTCTTGCCATGTTCTAATGCTTTTTTTCCAGCATGTTAGAAGCACAGTTCATCAGGCTGTTGGAAAGTTCATATATGAAAAAAGTTCTGAAAACAACAGATTTGAGAAATGATTCAATGAAACTATATAAGCTGATCAAACTAGTTTATAAGCCTGTATTAGCTATTGTCAATTTAGTTTCAGCACTTGATACTTATGAAACAATTTAGACATCCATTGCACTCAAAAGCTAAGTTTGCAAACTCAGATTTTCAACACTTCTAACAAATGTCACTTGGTTTAGTTGCTACAGATTTCTTTCTCTGAATCGCGTTGTAGTCAAGTTTCTATCTCTTtctatttccttttttgttttttcatgatCTTGCAATGGATGTTATAGCTACTGTGACTCTCAACACGAGAGAATTCAATAAAAAGAACGTCAAACTCAGTCTATCTAGTAAGAACATACTCTTACACTCGACATGCTTATCAACAAGAAGTATGGTTGGATTTTCATCTTCAATCTCTCAGAGAGAACAATATTCATCGAAAATAATCCACCTCAAATGAAGACAGTATGCTAGGGTTCAATTAAAACTAACAATTACCGGATTGTTAAGAGTCAAAAAGAAACAACCTCATCCAATTCAGATCTTCTTCGATGGATCTCTAAAGGATCCTTAAGCTCTTGATGGTGTTCAAAGGTTTCCAAATCCATGATAGCATACAAAGGATTAGAAGTTCAGATATTACAAACTTGTCTAAAATACAGAGTCATTTTACAGTCTGATCAAATATAAAACAACCATCCTCAAAATGGTTGGCAGTTTTCTGAGATGCAGAGAACTTACAAGGAGACACAGGCTAAATATATCAGGAGCAAGGGTTTTGTTGACTGGAACAAACTCAAGTAACTAAGCAACATGAAAATATTTGTACAAAAAGTGAAATAATGAAATACAACAGAATACACTGCACCATCGCCACTGCTTGATATGGATATTTTGGAGATATTAACATGGATATATGTAGGATATTCGCTACTGGTGGGGTAGACTTATTTCCACATGATGTTTGATGAACAAATAAGACATTGATCGTCTTCGTCTCTTGCATTCCCAGTTACAAGTCATTTTCTCAAATAAGCATCCCAGAGGAACACTCTTGAGAAGTACATGACCTGAATCAACATGCTATCTTGCCTTAAAATTCCTCAGCCCAAATATACCTCTACATCATATTTCGCCCATGGTTGAGTCGTTAATGATATCACTTAAAACAAGTCCAGCCAGGATGATCTTAAACGAAATTCAGGGGAatattttgaagtgaaaaagCCATGAAATGACAAAGGCAAAAATCATGCATGCTAACAGGAAATTCATGATGCGGCGTCCATGCCAGAATCTTCGGGTTTCAGAAAGGACTACAGGTGCACTTGATACTCCCACAGTGGCTATTGTAGCATTGCTGGGTTCACTTGCCTGTCCTCCAATAATGTTCACCGCTACTGCACCACAGATTTCACAAATCCTGGATCATAGACATGCAAGCAAGGATAAGTGGAGTCACATAGGGAGGACTGCATACAGTTTGGTCTGGAATTGCAGACGGTTCCATATTGTCATGTTGGCTTATAGATGATTAAGACACTGAAAATTAAGCTAAAATCTCCGAAAAGAAATGACATAACAGAAAAGGTACTTAATGTGCCTTCCCTTCCTGACCAGCATGCCACTGCATAACAATCAACAATAGATTTTTCTTCCTCTAATCTATATAGACGTATACCTTAGCTACACAAGACAATATCATGCTTGTTCATTAATAAACCAGGGGAAAATGTACACCATTCTAACCCCCTAATTCTTGGAAAGTTTTATGTTGTCCCGCCCAAGAAAACAAAATACTAACAACCTTGGCTTTAACAAAGTCTTGTTGAACAATAAGCAACACATCACAGAAAAGTCATAGAAGTAATTTTCTGTTGCCATAGCAAAAGTTTAGAGTGCAATGCGGAAGGCGATGAAATATGTTGATAAACAGAAGTTTCAGGTCCCATCACAGGTGAAACATTTTATGTGAAAGGAACATGCAGATGGCCTCAATGCCTCTTAAAAGATATTCTGTATCTTTGAAGGAAATGTATGACGATTTCTTCCATGCTTccttacataattcaataattgCTCCTAGTAGAAACTTCTTTTCTAGTGAATATAACTTTACAATAAAAAGCACAAGAATAAGGACAGcaaaatatattaacaaaaggaaaaagagtagTGTGCGAACAATGTGGCTACTGATTCAAACATGATAAAAATGCATCACATCCCTTTGATGTGGAGAGGGAAGTAATATGCATGTCCCAATATTTGTGCATGATGCATCAGAGGAAATGACAAAACTAATAGTTCAATTcaacttttcttttaaaaacatGCTTTTTCAGGGGGATTTGACCATGAAATTGTGAGTATTTGAAAAATGTAGTTTTTGCATCCaaagtgaaaaatgatatttgGAAATTGGTAATCTAAACCAGGCCATTTAGTGAAGGACAACACTTTTCAAGGTCACATATACCTTATATCCAGTTTTTCATGTCATTTATCAACCACGGCAAAAAGAACAGGATCTAGATTTCGATGTACTGGTAGTGCAAAGATACTAAATTAGGATCAGTGACGTAGTAGATAATACCAATACCAATGAATATTTAGTTTTCTGAAGAACCAAAACGTTTAGTACACCGTATccaaaggagaagaaaaatttTAGCCTGCTAGAAAACCATAAATAATGTTCTTGGAGGCAAAATTAATAAAGTTGGAAACTTTGAGTACATCTATCAGCTAGAGGTACctcaaaaaactaaaacaagatGGAATCTTGTTTGTACCATTGAAATGATAGGAGTTAAACCACATAACAACCAAACCACTATACCACTGTACTTCTAAACTTGATACATTTGGAAACTTGAGACCATCTATCACTTATACCTCAAAAACTCAAACAAAGATGGAATCTTGGTTGTAACGATGAAATGATAGGAGTTAACCACATAACAACCAAATCATTATACCACTTCACTTCTTAACTAACCTTAAACAAACCTCAGATGATACTAAAAATTCATGTTCATGTACAGTGGACCCATAGATAATTCTGTTTAAACACCCTGAACGAAAGAACAAACTGGGGAAAGAGCTCTAAAGTGGAAGAGAGGTTTATCAGCAACACAAAAGTAACCACAAATTTCTCATCTtcataaacacataataatgAGAAACAAATAAAGAATTGCACTTCATACCATCAACTTCTATTTGACAAACAGATTTAAATAATCATGAAAATAGGAGCTAGAACAAGGGGTAGAGAGTCATAGTCTTACGTGTTTCCCTTGATTTTGAACCAAGTTTCAGCACAATGTTTATGAGCAGCTGCCAAATCACCTTTGCAAGAACAGCCCAATTCAATGGCCATTCCACCAGAGGCCTCTAGGAGTTGGTCATCATCACCAATGCCACCACATTTCAACAAACTCAAATGACAAATCCTACAAGTTTTCTCATCTTTATGCACTTTCAACTCCAATTCACCACTCTCCAAATCAATCTCTTCATCCGGCAAGGGACAAGACCCTCTTTTGTTGTGCTCAGAATGGACCATATTGCCCTCAGACCTCATAGAAAACCCACATTCTTCGTAACGGTAAGACCCACCTGCCACAGAGCCTAAAGGAGAGTGCCAAGACTGGTCTGAGTCAGAATCAGAGAAGCGAAAGCTCCCATCAGTAGTTGTCTCGCTGCTCCCTGCCATGGATGGCATCCGTCGCCGTCGCCTCCGGCGTCGTTGACGGCGGCGCTGACGGGCAAGATTAGCATTACTGTTGCTACTGCCATTTGCCTCTATGTCAGTGTTAACAGTGTCAAAAGTTGACATTTTAGCAGAAACCCAGTAGGCAAAAAACAGTATTTGAGCTCACAGATTgaagaaaagaggaaaatacTTAAAGGGGTTCATGAAAATTTCATGATTTGAAGCGTGAGAGAAATGGGGTCACAAAGAAAACGACTTTTTTTGACTAATGTTGGGGAGTTGGTGCTCTTtcatttctctctttttatcttcttctttctcGAATTCAATtgttacttatttatttttattaattatttgtaaaacTGTCAGtgagaaatagaaagaaatcgCTGAGACGTGGTAGAATagtaaatatttctttatttttttttaattagaggTGTCGAATATAGCcagattttgaattgaaatttaatGGGGCTTCAATATAAGATAAGAAATATCGGATGGAAAAAGATTTGGAGGGCGACAAAAACACGGAAGACCCACCAACAACACGTATCAACAGGGGCGGACCCACGTTGAGTCCAGGGATGAACCCTCGACAAAAAAATATACGATACATATAAGGTAAATTTTCTGTATTTTTGTAGATGCATATATTTTGAACTCcctcaataacaaataaaaatagattgtTCAACGGTAAGACCCTGAATATTAAGTTGCATGACCTATGTCTGTTTcaagcattttttattttaaaaacgtGTCAAAAGTGTGGTTTTaaatccaaaaaaattcaaacggCTCATTTCGAAAGACTTATTTTACAcgcttatatttttatttttcgaacctCCTGAACGAAAATTCTGAATCCGCCATTGCGTATCAAGTAGTTGTCCACCAAAGTTAGGACAAATTGACACCTAGTATTTTTTTGTCCTAACAGGACATTAAACCTGAGACCTTATGATTTTTTGAACTAAACCATCTTCCCttctatataataaaaaaaggacaaatatatccTCAAAATATTGTAAACGTATGCAGATACAGTCCGTCATATTTTTGGGACATTGTGTCCCTACCGTTCAAAAACTAGAGCACATATGCCCTTCACTCTGAAGGAAGACTAAATAGGCAACGTGGCGCAATCTTATCCATCGAtctgatatttaataaatatcggATCtatggataagattatgacacgggTATGTCCGTCAATACAAAGGGTATATATATTCTAGTTTTAGACGAAAGGTGCATCAATGTCCCAAAGGCCAAAAGTATGACCGAGAATATATACATAACATTTATGCAATAAttcgaaaatatatttattcttttattaaaaaaaaaaaaaactaaacttttATGGGATAAACGCTCTTGTTGCGTTTGGAGTTGTGGATGATTGCGAAAGTGAGAAGACTTGTCATGATATATTATGCATAGTACAAAAATAGAGTTagacattaaaatttaaaaggaatTATCAAAATGACTTGGTGACCTAGAGCAAATctcttataattaaaaaaaaattgtctatcattaaaaactttaaaagatCTGAAAATGTGTCCACAGATTTCCATCAGTTCTTTCTTAAGGCACCAGTTGCTATAACTTCATGGTAAAAGACAACAGCCTGAAGCTTTCATTGAATGCTACTTCATTGGCATTATGGcaccacaaacaaaacaaaacaaatttgtAATGATATTGAAGTTTCCATTGCTAAAACAGTTAAGAAAAAACAGCTTCAAGCAGCTTGAACATCTGGATTAGGGGTACTTTCTTCGGCTTTCTTTATTTGATCAAGACTTCCCTCTGGTTTCTTCAAATTTGCAATGTATTTCCAGCACCTCTTATGTACACCACTTATTTTCTTGGGAGCGTCAGCAATTGGTAAACCTGAACACGGAGAGCGGTTTAGTAACTTGCAGGAGACAAACATTGAAAATGGTAAGTTAAAGAGGAATGGTTTTTTAAGTTCATACAAAGATCTGAAAACACTTGATGAGAGCTAAAGGAAAATGGTCACTACGAAGTGTCGTTGTTAGATAAAATACTCATCGGTCACAGGGTGGAATTTAAATAACCTCCCTAAGGACTAGTACCCTCTTAATTCTTTGTTCCATTTTTTACTGCTACAGATGGATGCAAATGCATCATTGTGAAGGAAATCCTGCAGATGTCAATACATGTAAAATGATTCCTGTACTACTTTTACTAGACAACCTAAAACTGAAACTTAAAATCGAGTAGATTATTTGTTAAATATAGGTAAAGCATCATCATATCAAGACAAAAGGCTAATACAAGAACTGTTTTGCGCCATATAAGCTGAATGTCCACTCACTCTTTAAAATCACTAGTTAGTAATCCAATAGAACACCACTAACTACTAGATTCGAagataaaggaaaaagaataaaCAAATCCAGTTCTGGGATATAAAAAGGCTTAAAAATGATGACTACTATGATGCTACAACTTATCCATGCATAACAAGAAAGAATTCCAAGTGTGCTGGTAAATAGCAGTAGCCATTTCCAATCACATAGCAAAAATATAACGAGCCAAGATGATCCTCTTTGTGAGAGACAATTATTGGCAGAAGCATTTTCAAACAGAAACATACTAACATCTAGAGTAAACTTATCTAACTTATGTATGCTTATTACCAGCTTACACAAACAGAGAGAAATGTGGTAACTAAACCCACAGAAAAAATATGGATGTTTGTGTTGAAGTTTGCAGATCCTCATAAAAAAATACACCTCAAATCCCAAATCTGTTGGGGTCGGCTATATTAGTCATCTATATCCATTCTACTCAACTTCACTCAATTtcatttaaatacaaaataatttgtcTTTCTTAAAGCAAATAAAAATCTAACTTACCCCTACATTTGAAAGTTGTAATCCCAATTGGTTGGTGTATATGTAGTTTGCAAAGCTTTATATTGGTTTACAAAGTGGTGTTCAGACAAGCTTGAGCGCCTCAACTATTCCACTAGGTAACTGTTACTTCTCCCAGCATGGGCACCAGAAAGTTTGCCTAGTATATTTTGTCTCTGCTAGGATTTGACCCTGGTCTCCCATGTTTTTCATTCACTTCATTGACCTCTGGGAAACACCCAAGAGTACAGTCTAAAAGAcataattttttagataaaCTTGATCCAAGGTATTAAAATTTGGCCAGAAACTTGAACGAAAGCCCAATTGTCACGAGTATGAGCTACAAACTTTGTTAATTGCACCACATAGCATTATGACCAA
Proteins encoded in this window:
- the LOC107021240 gene encoding uncharacterized protein LOC107021240, translated to MSTFDTVNTDIEANGSSNSNANLARQRRRQRRRRRRRRMPSMAGSSETTTDGSFRFSDSDSDQSWHSPLGSVAGGSYRYEECGFSMRSEGNMVHSEHNKRGSCPLPDEEIDLESGELELKVHKDEKTCRICHLSLLKCGGIGDDDQLLEASGGMAIELGCSCKGDLAAAHKHCAETWFKIKGNTICEICGAVAVNIIGGQASEPSNATIATVGVSSAPVVLSETRRFWHGRRIMNFLLACMIFAFVISWLFHFKIFP
- the LOC107021781 gene encoding serine/threonine-protein kinase BSK5-like; protein product: MMGGRCSNLCFCLWPSNIKSHALYSSDIEKWAENEQLNLPAFKEYGLEELKAATSNFSANNIVSEHGEKAPNVVFKGRLNGNGRWIAIKRFQSSAWPDSRQFLDEAKTVGQLRSKRLANLLGCCCEGDHRLLVAEFMHHETLSKHLFHWDKRPLEWSMRLRVALYLTQALDYCSSKGRELYHDLNSYRVLFDQDCEPRLSCFGLMKNSRDGKSYSTNLAFTPPEYLKTGKVTPESVVYSFGALLLDLLSGKHIPPSHALDLIRGNNYLILIDSCLEGHFSNDDGTELVQLASHCLQYEPHDRPNVKSLLTSITPLQKEKDVPSNVLMNIAHETTSPAQASLSPLGEACSTCDLTAIHEILEKAGYKEDEGIANELSFQMWANQLQETLNTRKSGDSAFRDKDFTTAIKCYTQFLEGGNVKSPTVLARRSLCYLMSEKPQEALADAMQAQVQFSNWPTAFYLQAAALFTLGMDSDARETLRDGSSLDFRRMRQ